A stretch of the Capsicum annuum cultivar UCD-10X-F1 chromosome 10, UCD10Xv1.1, whole genome shotgun sequence genome encodes the following:
- the LOC107844148 gene encoding uncharacterized protein LOC107844148, translated as MKKTDENQFLYVFIALRAFIKGFDHCRPVVVVNGSHLRGMYTGTFVTACTMDGAVDIRVKKYLELTGYDKWVRSYATIHRGWTMTLNIAESINEVLVSARELSVYDFLEEVRLLMYQPQNMCTQCSTNKSTSSFASRKEHAHSKTGLRTYNVSIYPLPYKDDWIISTSILGEIVLLPKCKRPPGRPAKKDRGKSRRYMFGKKNINSCSGCEAKGHNRRSCRKCRK; from the exons atgaagaagacggATGAGAATcagttcttgtatgtatttatagcTCTCCGTGCATTCATTAAAGGATTTGATCATTGTAGACCTGTCGTAGTTGTTAATGGTAGTCATCTGAGAGGAATGTATACTGGGACATTTGTAACTGCATGTACGATGGATGGAGCAG TTGATattagggtgaagaaatatttggAATTGACTGGTTACGATAAGTGGGTCAGGTCATATGCAACAATTCATCGAGGATGGACTATGACTTTAAACATTGCGGAGTCAATAAATGAAGtacttgtatcagctagagaatTGTCAGTTTATGATTTTCTTGAGGAAGTTCGATTGCT GATGTACCAGCCACAGAATATGTGTACACAGTGCtcgacaaacaaaagcacttcaTCATTTGCCTCAAGGAAAGAACATGCTCAT TCAAAAACTGGGTTGAGGACATATAATGTTTCAATCTATCCTTTACCATACAAAGATGACTGGATAATTTCAACTAGCATACTTGGTGAAATAGTACTGCTTCCGAAGTGCAAACGCCCTCCAGGAAGACCTGCCAAGAAGGATCGTGGAAAATCGAGACGgtatatgtttggaaagaagaacatcaactcatgcaGTGGTTGTGaggctaagggtcacaataggcgttcttGTAGGAAATGTCGAAAATGA